In a genomic window of Glaciimonas sp. PCH181:
- the dnaE gene encoding DNA polymerase III subunit alpha, with protein sequence MTTPQFTHLRLHSEYSIVDGLVRIDDVIKAAANDQQAALGISDLANLFGMVKFYKAARSKGVKPIIGCDVWITNNETRDKPSRLLLLVKNRAGYLQLCELLSKAWLENLHRGRAEIRQEWLEDLQHQPNGNGLIALSGAHFGDVGIAIDNSNLAAAKRCAERWMTIFPDNFYIEVQRADQPNMEPHVRQAVALASELQLPVVATHPIQFLDKEEFIAHEARTCISEGEMLANARRVRRFNDQQCFKTQAEMAALFADMPAALQNSVEIAKRCNLSLQLGKPQLPDFPTPDGMSIGDFLDQQSKDGLEMRMLHLFPDEEKREQNRQRYQDRLKFEIDTIIKMGFPGYFLIVAEFIRWAKENGVPVGPGRGSGAGSLVAYSLQITDLDPLRYNLLFERFLNPERVSMPDFDIDFCQEGRDRVIQHVKDLYGKDAVSQIATFGTMAAKGAIRDVGRVLDFGYNFCDGISKLIPFKPGKHVTIADAIKEEPMLAERLENEEEVKQLLSLAQQVEGIARNIGMHAGGVLIAPGKLTDFCPLYTQGGDAGVVSQYDKDDVEAVGLVKFDFLGLTTLTILDRAVRYIKHLDPAMADFSLEKLPLNDRASYQLLTAAKTVAVFQLESRGMQGMLKDARPDRFEDIIALVALYRPGPMDLIPDFCKRKHGERFDYPDPRTEGILSETYGIMVYQEQVMQMAQVVGGYSLGGADLLRRAMGKKKAEEMAEHRQIFRDGAAKDGLSEAKADEIFDLMEKFAGYGFNKSHAAAYALLSYHTAYLKAHHPAAFMAANLSLAMDDTEKVKILVEDALDVCKLTLLPPDINLSEYRFTPEAEAGKKAAFIRYGLGAVKGSGQNAIEAIVVARKEKHFVDLFDFCVRVDKRQINRRTIESLIRAGAFDSFNVDRGILIASVPLAMEAADQKLAAANQVSLFGGDDSDLEPPPEYVKATPWTDKQKLTEEKSALGFYLSGHLFHAYAPEARRFARTPLGNLEPSRDPRTLAGIISGLRTQMTQRGKMIIVTLDDGSATVDVTVYSEQFEPNKAFFKEDEFLVVQGKVSEDRFNGGLRVSAEKVMDIAAARIHYGRQFVLSLTTATPQIGVTELKEMLSSHRSETGLPLTVHYTGQEIGCDIVLGDAWRISPNDGLQASLTARLGKDAVMVEY encoded by the coding sequence ATGACGACACCGCAATTCACCCATCTCCGCCTGCATTCCGAATACTCAATTGTCGATGGCTTAGTCCGCATCGATGACGTAATTAAAGCCGCCGCGAACGATCAGCAAGCGGCGCTAGGGATCTCCGATCTTGCCAACCTGTTTGGCATGGTTAAATTCTACAAGGCTGCCCGCAGTAAAGGCGTGAAGCCGATCATTGGTTGCGACGTCTGGATTACCAATAACGAGACGCGCGATAAACCATCCCGGCTGCTGTTATTGGTCAAGAATCGCGCTGGTTATTTGCAATTATGTGAATTGTTATCTAAGGCATGGCTGGAAAATTTGCATCGTGGCCGCGCTGAAATTCGCCAGGAATGGTTAGAGGATCTTCAGCATCAACCTAACGGTAACGGTCTGATTGCGTTGTCCGGGGCGCATTTTGGTGACGTCGGCATCGCCATTGACAATAGCAATCTGGCGGCGGCGAAACGCTGCGCCGAGCGCTGGATGACGATTTTTCCGGATAATTTTTACATCGAAGTGCAGCGTGCTGATCAGCCGAATATGGAGCCGCACGTTCGTCAGGCGGTCGCACTGGCCTCTGAGTTGCAATTGCCAGTAGTCGCGACCCATCCGATTCAATTTCTGGATAAAGAAGAATTTATCGCCCACGAGGCGCGCACCTGTATTTCTGAAGGCGAAATGCTGGCCAACGCCCGGCGGGTGCGGCGTTTCAACGATCAGCAATGCTTTAAAACCCAGGCAGAAATGGCTGCGCTGTTCGCCGACATGCCAGCGGCATTGCAAAACTCCGTTGAAATTGCCAAACGTTGTAATTTATCGCTGCAACTTGGTAAGCCCCAGTTACCGGATTTTCCAACGCCGGATGGGATGTCGATTGGCGATTTTCTGGATCAGCAGTCGAAAGATGGTTTGGAAATGCGGATGCTGCATTTGTTTCCGGATGAAGAGAAGCGCGAACAAAATCGGCAACGCTATCAGGATCGGTTGAAGTTTGAAATCGATACGATCATCAAAATGGGTTTTCCCGGCTACTTTTTGATCGTTGCTGAGTTTATTCGCTGGGCGAAAGAAAATGGCGTGCCGGTCGGACCGGGGCGGGGTTCTGGTGCTGGTTCATTGGTCGCTTATTCGCTGCAAATTACTGATCTTGATCCGCTGCGATATAACCTGCTGTTTGAGCGCTTTCTTAATCCTGAGCGGGTCTCGATGCCCGACTTCGATATCGACTTTTGCCAGGAAGGCCGTGACCGTGTGATTCAACACGTCAAGGATTTATACGGCAAAGATGCGGTGTCGCAGATTGCGACCTTCGGAACGATGGCCGCCAAGGGCGCGATTCGCGATGTCGGTCGGGTGCTGGATTTTGGCTATAACTTCTGTGATGGTATTTCCAAGCTGATCCCTTTCAAGCCGGGCAAGCACGTCACAATTGCCGATGCGATCAAAGAAGAGCCGATGCTGGCGGAGCGGCTGGAAAATGAAGAAGAGGTCAAGCAACTGTTAAGTCTGGCCCAGCAGGTTGAGGGGATCGCGCGGAATATCGGTATGCATGCCGGTGGCGTACTGATTGCACCCGGAAAACTGACCGATTTTTGTCCGCTCTACACGCAGGGCGGCGATGCCGGCGTGGTATCGCAATACGATAAAGATGATGTCGAGGCCGTTGGTCTGGTCAAGTTCGACTTTTTGGGTTTGACCACGCTGACTATTCTTGATCGCGCTGTGCGGTATATAAAGCATCTCGATCCGGCGATGGCGGACTTCAGTCTGGAGAAATTGCCGCTGAATGATCGCGCTTCGTATCAATTGCTGACCGCTGCTAAAACAGTCGCCGTATTTCAGCTGGAAAGCCGCGGCATGCAAGGGATGCTGAAGGATGCACGTCCCGATCGCTTCGAAGATATTATCGCGCTGGTGGCGCTATATCGTCCGGGTCCGATGGATCTGATTCCGGATTTCTGCAAACGTAAACACGGTGAACGTTTCGACTATCCCGATCCGCGTACCGAAGGTATTTTGTCTGAGACCTACGGCATCATGGTGTATCAGGAGCAGGTAATGCAGATGGCGCAGGTCGTCGGCGGCTACTCGCTCGGCGGCGCGGATTTGCTGCGTCGTGCGATGGGTAAGAAAAAAGCGGAGGAGATGGCAGAGCATCGTCAGATATTCCGTGACGGTGCTGCCAAAGATGGTTTGAGCGAAGCCAAAGCGGATGAAATTTTCGATTTGATGGAAAAATTCGCGGGCTACGGTTTCAACAAATCGCACGCCGCCGCCTACGCTTTATTGTCGTATCACACCGCCTATTTAAAAGCCCATCATCCGGCGGCCTTCATGGCAGCCAACTTATCGCTGGCGATGGATGACACCGAGAAAGTTAAAATTCTGGTTGAGGATGCGTTAGATGTTTGCAAGCTGACGCTGCTGCCGCCAGATATCAATCTGTCGGAATATCGCTTTACGCCTGAGGCCGAAGCGGGGAAAAAAGCGGCCTTCATTCGTTATGGTCTTGGGGCTGTAAAAGGCTCTGGCCAAAATGCGATTGAGGCTATTGTTGTTGCACGGAAAGAAAAACATTTCGTTGATTTGTTTGATTTTTGCGTACGCGTCGATAAACGCCAGATCAATCGGCGCACGATCGAATCCTTGATTCGCGCCGGTGCATTCGATAGTTTCAACGTGGATCGCGGTATTTTGATCGCTTCCGTGCCGCTGGCGATGGAAGCCGCAGATCAGAAACTGGCAGCGGCAAATCAGGTCAGTCTGTTCGGCGGCGATGATAGCGATCTGGAGCCGCCGCCAGAATATGTCAAGGCCACGCCATGGACCGATAAGCAAAAGCTCACCGAAGAAAAATCCGCGCTTGGATTTTATTTGTCGGGCCACTTATTTCATGCCTACGCGCCCGAAGCCCGTCGTTTTGCCCGCACGCCGTTAGGCAATCTGGAACCATCGCGTGATCCAAGAACACTAGCCGGAATCATTTCAGGATTGCGCACGCAAATGACTCAGCGCGGGAAAATGATCATTGTCACGCTCGACGATGGCAGCGCGACCGTGGATGTCACTGTCTATAGCGAGCAATTCGAGCCAAATAAAGCCTTCTTCAAGGAGGACGAATTTCTGGTCGTGCAAGGCAAAGTCTCGGAAGATCGATTTAACGGCGGCTTGCGCGTATCGGCCGAAAAAGTAATGGATATCGCCGCGGCGCGGATTCATTATGGGCGGCAATTTGTATTGTCGCTAACAACAGCAACCCCGCAGATCGGCGTTACTGAGCTGAAAGAAATGCTGTCGTCGCATCGCTCTGAAACCGGGCTGCCATTGACGGTTCACTATACCGGTCAAGAGATTGGATGCGATATTGTATTGGGTGATGCCTGGCGTATTTCGCCGAATGATGGTTTGCAGGCATCTTTGACTGCGAGATTAGGCAAGGATGCTGTCATGGTTGAGTATTGA
- a CDS encoding sulfurtransferase — MSSTPIYVNIAAYKFITFDDTADKRAEFLTTCTQLQLKGTILLSPEGINLFLAGLREQIDQFLTWLRADARFSDLEVKESYSKNQPFTRMLVKLKAEIITMKHPLIKPELGRAPSVPPKTLKRWLDQGHDDNGREVVMLDTRNGFEVDVGTFDNTIDYRIDKFSEFPEVIATHKDALADKTVVTFCTGGIRCEKAAIHMQEIGFDSVYQLDGGILKYFEECGGAHYKGDCFVFDYRTALNPQLQETAAVQCFVCRTVVTPREQLSPEYVVGQSCPHCPPKKISQKSLAVKYTIPAE, encoded by the coding sequence ATGTCGTCCACACCTATTTACGTCAACATCGCAGCATATAAATTTATCACTTTCGACGATACTGCGGACAAACGCGCAGAATTTCTGACAACGTGCACGCAACTGCAATTAAAAGGAACGATTTTACTTAGCCCGGAAGGCATTAATCTGTTTCTGGCGGGTTTGCGTGAACAAATTGATCAGTTTTTGACATGGTTACGCGCTGATGCACGCTTTTCTGATCTGGAAGTAAAAGAGAGTTATTCAAAAAACCAACCGTTCACGCGCATGCTGGTCAAGCTCAAAGCCGAAATCATTACGATGAAACATCCGCTGATTAAGCCAGAACTAGGCCGCGCGCCATCCGTACCGCCAAAAACACTGAAGCGCTGGTTGGATCAAGGGCATGATGATAACGGTCGTGAAGTAGTAATGTTGGATACGCGTAATGGATTTGAGGTGGACGTAGGAACATTCGATAATACGATTGATTATCGGATTGATAAATTTAGCGAGTTTCCCGAGGTGATCGCCACCCATAAGGATGCGCTGGCAGACAAAACAGTTGTCACATTCTGCACCGGTGGCATTCGTTGCGAAAAAGCCGCTATTCATATGCAGGAAATCGGCTTTGACAGCGTTTATCAATTGGACGGCGGAATTCTGAAGTATTTTGAAGAATGTGGCGGCGCACACTATAAAGGCGATTGCTTTGTATTCGATTATCGGACGGCGCTGAATCCCCAACTGCAAGAAACAGCAGCTGTGCAATGTTTTGTTTGCCGCACCGTAGTTACCCCGCGCGAACAATTGTCACCAGAATATGTTGTCGGACAATCCTGCCCACATTGCCCACCTAAAAAAATCTCTCAGAAAAGCCTTGCCGTGAAGTACACAATTCCGGCTGAGTAA
- a CDS encoding sirohydrochlorin chelatase, producing MQTQTNKKAMILFAHGARAASWVEPFERLQKITQERLPDVRVVLAFLELMTPQLPEVLGGFAADGVTEITIVPVFLGQGGHVKRDLPLLVLEAQERYPGMVINVVEAVGEQVGVLDAIAGYCVGSVRL from the coding sequence ATGCAAACGCAAACAAATAAGAAAGCAATGATTCTGTTCGCGCATGGAGCGCGTGCGGCTAGTTGGGTGGAACCGTTTGAGCGTCTTCAAAAAATCACTCAGGAACGATTGCCTGATGTGCGGGTTGTGTTGGCGTTTCTGGAGTTGATGACGCCGCAGTTGCCGGAGGTTTTAGGTGGATTTGCTGCGGATGGTGTGACTGAAATCACGATTGTGCCGGTGTTTTTGGGGCAGGGTGGGCATGTTAAGCGGGACTTGCCGTTGTTGGTTTTAGAAGCGCAGGAGCGGTATCCGGGGATGGTGATTAATGTGGTGGAGGCTGTAGGAGAGCAGGTTGGGGTTTTGGATGCTATTGCGGGGTACTGTGTTGGGAGTGTTCGGTTGTAA
- the lptG gene encoding LPS export ABC transporter permease LptG: MKVLQRYFTAEIVRSVLFALAAFLALFAFFDLMGELQSVGRGGYKLQHAFGFVLLGLPSYAYELMPIAVLIGTIYTLAQFAAHSEFTIMRVSSMSTRMAAMMLFKIGLLFVVATVLIGEFVAPKSAEFAEKLKLQAKGASLSQEFRSGLWSKDVIKKDGLTGEVIGSRFINIREIRPDGELRGLKVYEFDHNFHLTSIILADHSVYAGAHVWRLSDVVQTDFVDGTTVDNINTAIATHNKPEMNMVSEITPEILSVLFADPDRMSAFDLRAYTKHLAENNQHTERYEIAFWKKVVYPLSIFVMMALALPFAYLHFRAGGVSLKIFTGIMIGLSFQLVNSLFSHLGLLNTWPPFITAVVPSGLFLVAALGVLWRVERR; this comes from the coding sequence ATGAAAGTATTACAACGTTATTTCACCGCCGAGATTGTGCGCTCGGTTTTATTTGCCCTTGCCGCATTTTTGGCCCTGTTTGCCTTTTTCGATTTAATGGGAGAGTTGCAATCGGTCGGTCGCGGTGGTTATAAATTACAGCATGCGTTTGGCTTTGTTTTGTTGGGTTTGCCCAGCTATGCGTATGAATTGATGCCGATTGCGGTGCTGATCGGGACGATTTATACGTTGGCGCAGTTTGCGGCACATTCCGAATTTACGATCATGCGGGTTTCTAGCATGTCGACTCGGATGGCGGCAATGATGCTGTTCAAAATCGGTCTGTTGTTTGTGGTTGCGACTGTTTTAATTGGTGAATTCGTTGCGCCAAAAAGTGCTGAATTTGCCGAAAAACTTAAATTACAAGCCAAGGGTGCATCGCTTTCGCAAGAATTTCGGTCAGGTTTGTGGAGTAAGGACGTGATTAAGAAAGATGGCCTGACTGGTGAGGTGATCGGGTCACGCTTTATTAACATACGTGAAATTCGTCCAGATGGGGAGCTAAGAGGTCTGAAGGTATATGAATTTGACCATAACTTTCATCTTACTTCGATCATTTTGGCAGACCATAGCGTTTATGCCGGTGCCCATGTCTGGCGTTTAAGCGATGTGGTACAGACGGATTTCGTTGACGGTACGACGGTTGATAATATTAATACGGCGATTGCGACGCACAATAAGCCCGAGATGAATATGGTGTCAGAAATCACGCCGGAGATTCTGTCGGTGTTATTCGCTGATCCTGATCGGATGTCGGCTTTTGATTTGAGGGCATACACCAAGCATCTGGCGGAGAATAATCAGCATACCGAGCGTTATGAAATTGCGTTTTGGAAGAAGGTGGTTTATCCGTTATCGATATTTGTGATGATGGCGCTGGCGTTGCCTTTTGCGTATCTGCATTTCCGTGCTGGTGGCGTTAGTTTGAAGATATTCACCGGGATTATGATTGGGTTGAGTTTTCAATTGGTGAATAGCTTGTTCTCGCATTTGGGATTGTTGAATACGTGGCCGCCGTTTATTACGGCAGTGGTGCCAAGTGGATTGTTTCTGGTGGCGGCGCTTGGGGTGCTTTGGCGGGTTGAGCGGCGGTGA
- the lptF gene encoding LPS export ABC transporter permease LptF produces the protein MIFQRALRRELLSTAGAVFTTLFTITITVMLIKILGQAAGGKIASSDVIALIGFQALNYLPIILILTGYISVLLVVTRSYQDSEMVVWFASGLSLTRWIAPVLWFGLPIVVLTAILSFVATPWANTQSAEYRERFEKREDLSKVAPGKFQESASANRIFFVEGLSGDSNKVKNVFINTQTPGKNSIVIAKEGMVEQDDKGDKFLILSQGRRYDSTLNDASKTQSDFRIMEFERYGTLVATQSQALSGDKSSRALPTSELLKTPNNFNMGELLWRMSLPMMALCLMLLAIPLSFVNPRVGRSASLIIALLLFVTYSNMVSFFQATVVQGRMSFLMAWWPVHLVVLGITLFLFSWRLKVNSRYHPLVVWSAIKHARLIKKSAAAA, from the coding sequence ATGATTTTTCAGCGCGCACTTCGACGCGAATTGTTGAGTACGGCAGGCGCCGTGTTCACCACGCTTTTTACCATTACCATCACAGTGATGTTGATCAAAATTCTCGGCCAGGCGGCGGGAGGTAAGATCGCGTCCTCGGATGTGATCGCGCTGATCGGCTTTCAGGCGTTGAATTACTTGCCTATCATTTTGATCCTGACCGGTTATATTTCCGTGCTGCTCGTGGTGACGCGTAGCTATCAGGATTCCGAAATGGTGGTCTGGTTCGCCTCTGGCCTCAGTCTGACCAGATGGATCGCGCCGGTACTGTGGTTTGGCCTTCCCATTGTTGTGTTGACCGCGATTCTCAGTTTCGTGGCGACGCCGTGGGCCAATACGCAGAGCGCCGAATATCGCGAACGCTTTGAAAAACGTGAGGATTTATCGAAAGTCGCGCCGGGTAAGTTTCAGGAATCCGCTAGCGCGAATCGAATTTTTTTCGTCGAGGGCCTGTCGGGCGATAGCAACAAAGTCAAAAACGTTTTTATCAATACGCAAACTCCAGGCAAAAATAGCATCGTGATCGCTAAAGAAGGCATGGTTGAGCAGGATGATAAAGGCGATAAATTTCTGATTCTGTCCCAAGGTCGTCGCTATGACAGCACGCTGAACGACGCAAGCAAGACGCAGAGCGATTTCCGGATTATGGAATTTGAGCGCTATGGCACCTTGGTTGCCACGCAATCGCAAGCGTTAAGTGGCGACAAGTCGTCGCGCGCGTTGCCAACCAGCGAATTACTAAAAACCCCGAATAATTTTAATATGGGCGAATTGTTGTGGCGGATGTCATTGCCCATGATGGCGCTATGCTTGATGTTGCTGGCGATCCCGTTGAGTTTTGTTAATCCGCGTGTCGGTCGCTCTGCCAGTCTGATTATCGCGTTGTTGTTATTTGTGACATATAGCAATATGGTCAGCTTTTTCCAGGCGACGGTTGTGCAGGGCCGGATGTCTTTCCTGATGGCGTGGTGGCCGGTCCATTTGGTGGTTCTGGGGATTACCCTGTTTCTGTTCTCATGGCGGTTGAAAGTGAACAGTCGCTATCATCCTCTGGTCGTGTGGTCGGCGATCAAGCATGCGCGTCTCATTAAAAAATCGGCGGCGGCAGCATGA
- a CDS encoding leucyl aminopeptidase, translating into MDFSIKTHDAKTSISTLKSGCIAVGVFENKKLSPQAQALDKTGEITAALKSGDISGKPGSTLLLRAVSDTAAERVLLIGLGPEGDISDKVISLAAVCVARIAATLGANDAVIALPFTAIKERDQAWAIRTTVQTLRDNSYRFDTLKSKKDTAPAGVKKFIFLATVAQTAAAKEAVAQAIALANGMDLAKDLGNLPGNFCTPTYLANTAKKLAKEFKLGVEVLDRKQLEALKMGSFLSVARGSDQPPKFIVLKHLGGKAKDAPVVLVGKGITFDSGGISLKPGGSMDEMKYDMCGAASVLGTFRAIAEMKLKLNVIGVIPASENMPSGSATKPGDIVTSMSGLTIEVLNTDAEGRLVLCDALTYVERFKPAAVVDIATLTGACITALGHHNSGLFTRHDSAHDGLANELLSAGKTSGDTAWRMPIEDSYQEQLKSNFADMANIGGAPAGSITAACFLERYTKKYTWAHLDIAGTAWKSGAAKGATGRPVPLLTNFLINRAAAVK; encoded by the coding sequence ATGGACTTTAGCATAAAAACACACGACGCAAAAACCTCAATTTCCACCCTCAAATCCGGCTGTATCGCAGTCGGGGTCTTCGAAAACAAAAAACTATCACCCCAAGCACAAGCACTTGACAAAACCGGTGAAATTACTGCTGCGCTGAAGTCAGGCGATATTTCGGGGAAGCCGGGCTCCACTTTACTATTACGCGCAGTCTCAGACACAGCTGCTGAGCGCGTTTTGCTGATTGGTCTGGGCCCAGAAGGCGACATCAGCGACAAAGTTATTTCTCTGGCCGCCGTATGCGTCGCCCGCATCGCTGCGACCCTCGGTGCCAATGACGCCGTTATCGCATTGCCATTCACAGCCATCAAAGAACGTGACCAGGCCTGGGCTATTCGCACCACGGTGCAAACGTTGCGCGATAACAGCTATCGCTTCGACACACTAAAAAGCAAAAAAGACACCGCACCTGCGGGCGTGAAGAAATTTATATTCCTCGCGACAGTAGCGCAAACAGCCGCCGCTAAAGAAGCCGTCGCACAGGCAATCGCCTTAGCCAACGGCATGGATCTGGCCAAAGATCTGGGCAACCTGCCCGGCAACTTTTGTACGCCGACTTACCTTGCCAACACCGCCAAGAAACTCGCCAAAGAATTCAAACTCGGCGTAGAAGTCCTGGACCGCAAACAACTCGAAGCGCTGAAAATGGGCAGCTTTCTGTCCGTTGCCCGCGGCAGCGATCAACCTCCCAAGTTTATTGTGTTGAAACATCTCGGCGGCAAAGCCAAAGATGCGCCCGTCGTGCTGGTTGGCAAAGGCATTACTTTCGACTCCGGCGGTATTTCGCTCAAACCCGGCGGCAGCATGGATGAGATGAAATACGACATGTGCGGTGCGGCTTCAGTATTAGGCACTTTCCGCGCCATCGCTGAAATGAAGCTGAAGCTGAACGTCATCGGCGTGATCCCCGCAAGTGAAAATATGCCGTCAGGCAGCGCCACTAAACCGGGCGACATCGTCACCTCAATGTCAGGCCTCACCATCGAAGTATTAAATACCGATGCCGAAGGCCGTCTGGTGTTGTGCGATGCGTTGACGTATGTTGAGCGCTTCAAACCTGCTGCTGTAGTCGATATTGCGACCCTGACCGGTGCCTGCATTACGGCACTCGGCCATCACAATTCCGGCTTGTTCACCCGCCACGATAGCGCGCATGACGGTTTGGCAAATGAATTGCTCAGCGCAGGAAAAACCAGCGGCGACACAGCGTGGCGGATGCCGATCGAAGACAGCTATCAAGAGCAGTTGAAGTCGAATTTTGCCGATATGGCAAATATTGGCGGCGCGCCTGCTGGCAGCATTACCGCAGCCTGCTTCCTCGAAAGATATACCAAGAAATACACTTGGGCGCATCTGGACATCGCTGGCACCGCGTGGAAAAGCGGCGCGGCAAAGGGCGCAACTGGTCGTCCGGTGCCATTACTGACGAATTTCCTGATTAATCGGGCAGCGGCGGTCAAGTAA